The following nucleotide sequence is from Juglans microcarpa x Juglans regia isolate MS1-56 chromosome 6D, Jm3101_v1.0, whole genome shotgun sequence.
aaaaaaaaacgattttttttttccaaattaccTATGTCCTTGATCATTGTAAAGTTTTAATGCAAAGGGTTTTCTTGTTTTCTGCATGTGGGAACTTAACCAGCCATTATTGCTGGGTGGCAAATGACATCACCACAATCGTGTATTGCAAGTTCATATTTTGCTGcaaattctttattaatttctAGGATAGGTGAGCCTTTTTGAGTAGGCTTTCACCAAGAATTTAAACTTAACAATAAAAGATGGGGTTGGAGGAGGGACCATTCCAgattatgtacttttttttttttttctttctcgtCTATATTAGCTGGAGCCTTTGTCCTTTCTTTTAATGTTGTTTGTGTCCCTTTCCTGCTCCTACTTCGGCTCATagatcttctctctctctctctctttttttttttttttttttttaccatgaATTACTTGGGGGCCACTTTTTTTCTATTAGCAAATTAATTTGAGTTCGTGAATCGTGATATAATTAGTTTGTTGGCAAGTGCATCTCAGCTAGTACCAATCAACTTTTGaagttgaaattttgagaaattgaagCATGGTGGTGGAGAGAGATTGAGAGTCTCCAATCTTCCTACACTATGTAGCAACTGGGTTCCATCAATCAATGATTTTGATCATATATAGAGGATGTGTGCTACCAACAAGATAATCCATTCGAAATCTATGGTCAGATTATGCTTGAGGATCTTTAATCAAATCAAGGGTTCTTATCATTAGGATTCATTGGATCGAGCAGGGAAAACGAAACTTCAAGTTGTCCACCCTTTTGTGGTATGTATCGGTGAGTTTTTGTGCGGCCATGGTTGGGTTGCTACGTAGCAATTTCTGTTTACCAGATATTTTGCTTATCCTCAATCTCTCCCAGTTCAGTGGAAATCTTAATAATCCACTCATAATAATGGAAGTTCTTCCTTTCTATTCCtcttaaggccttgtttgtttgctatgaaatttgttatgCAGTTCGCTATACCAAAGGAAGTGGAGCACTTCTGTTCAATTGTAAATCTTTTCACTGTGACATTTGAGAGCACAATCATAAAGTAAAACTTGTCTTGATCATCTTTTCTTATCATGGAGACAAAGGATGAATATTTCCATTATATTATTACACATGTATAGATGCAAATGATCACTATTTTCTAATGGAGCCTGTTCGCTCATAATGCCAACTGCAGTGGCACGAGGGCTGACCCATGAcctaatattgtttttttaaggTAAATGGCCTgatctatttttcctttttctttttttgttctgttttgtgtTTGTCATCTGGGGTTTGATTTGTTCAAATAATAGTATTAAGAACTATAAGCTGGTGTAATGTTGTCCCTTCCACTCAAGGCCAAGAAACcttccttttgtttcttttaatcCTTTACAGCAAAGACCGCCCGACAGCATGATCTTATATGCAGATTATAGAATTTACACATCTCAACATATCCCTTGCTTCCATGTGCTCTTCACTGCTCCATCAGATTCCACAAACTgcttcattttataaaataaaccccCAATAGATCTCCCTAAATGCTTTTCATTCGCCCATTTCTCCTTCAACAGAAGAGCTACTCCAGCCAGATCCATGAAATTCAACTAAGTTCATACTGAAGTTACACATGCCTGGTTCTTAACCAAAACCTGATCGTCCTTTCTTAACATGATTTGATAATAGTcctcaaatttatatatacgCATATAAATGTGTCTGTGCTTGCATTTAGCTCCTCAAAACATTGTGAAGGTACAGAAGCACAACTGCTCATTAACAATGACCACATAAAACTGATGGACCACCTCTGGACCTGACCTTACATATTAAAGAAGACATGACCATCTTGATTAACGAGTCTGACGCTAAAACATTCATTGGGTCGTTGTGTATAGTTGGCTTTATCATTTAGCCTATCACTGTCTGTAAGTTAATCTCATAATCGAACAGCTCAGTTGGATAAGAGTTGGGGAAACTATTAATCTTCATTTTATCTATCCATGCACGACTTAACCATATTAGTATTCTCTTCCAACTATAACTCCTGTACATATATGAGGGTACAAAGTAAAAATGATCCAAGAAAGGGGAATCAGGATAACATAACCATCAAAGTTGGCAATAAAAAGGGATCATTTTCTTTACATGGCATTCAGCACCAAAGCCTTCATTTCTGACAGTTAGTCACAGTAAAAAGCATGCAACCTACAGAAACAGTAACAAACAGAAATCCActtggcctcgtttgtttttgaagatgagatgagatgaattgagattaaaattgaataaatattgttagaacatatttttttaatattatttttattttgaaatttgaaaaaactgaattgtttattttattttgtgtgaaaatttgaaaaaattgtaatgattaaatgagatgagaggagatgagttgaaaggtgttgtaaaaacaaacgacgCTGAAACTTTGAGCTAATTAAATGAGTGGCTAAACAaatattccattaaaaaaaaccattaacATTAATAAATCCAGAAAGCCAACCCCATCACCATCTCTATTGACTAAACAAAATTTCCAATTACactaataaaatagaataaagaagGCGCTCTTGGATCCAGATCTTCTGCTTTtcttctataaacaaaacatggGGTTCCCCCCTCTACAATCCCAAAACAGATCACCTGTTCTCTTCTCGCAGCAATGCCTGCAAGCCTAAGGCATCTCCTGCTTTCCCGCACTATCTTCTCCTTCACCTTACTTCTTTCGATAAACactcttttcttctcttgttgTTACTCTATTAATGAGCAGGGACTAGCTCTTTTAACATGgaagaacaatttaaacaaCTCCACAGATGCACTGAACTCTTGGAATCCTGCAGACCCAAGTCCATGCAACTGGTTTGGGGTTCACTGCAATTCAAATGGCGACGTGATCGAGATAAGCTTGAAAACAGTAGATTTGCAAGGCCCAGTGCCTTCAAATTTACAATCTCTCGGGTCCTTGGAGATCATTAACCTATCGTCAACAAATCTAACAGGCACAATTCCGAAAGAGCTAGGAGAATATAAGGAGCTCCGTGTTATTGATATCAGCAGTAATTCTCTCACAGGCGAAATCCCAGTGGAAATTTGCAGGCTCAGCAAACTGCGGAGTTTATTTCTGAATTCAAATGTCCTTGAAGGTGTTATTCCTTCCAATATTGGAAACCTCTCAAGCCTTGTGCATCTGACTCTCTATGACAATCAACTCGGCGGTGAAATTCCAAAGAGTATCGGAGCATTAAGCAAGCTTGAAATCTTCCGAGCAGGCGGGAATAAAGATATCAAGGGTGAGCTGCCTTGGGAGATTGGAAACTGCACTAACTTGGTTATGTTAGGCCTGGCCGAAACCAGCATTTCTGGAAGACTTCCTTCATCAATCGGTATGCTGAAAAGAATTCATACCATTGCCATTTATACGTCTCTACTGTCTGGTCCCATTCCAGAAGAGATTGGGAACAGCAGCGAGTTGCAGAACCTGTACTTGTACCAGAATTCTCTCTCTGGTTCAATCCCAAAGACAATCGGGGAGCTCAGCAAACTCCAGAGTCTATTGTTGTGGCAGAACAGCTTAGTGGGTACAATACCGGTAGAGATAGGAAGCTGCAGAGAGCTCACAGTAATGGACTTATCAGCAAATCTTCTGACTGGCAGCATTCCGAAAAGTTTTGGAGAGCTTTCCAAGCTTGAAGAACTTCATCTAAGTGTTAATCACTTATCGGGTACCATACCTTCTGAGATCTCAAATTGCACGGCTCTGACTCAACTGGAAATCGACAACAACAGTATTGAGGGCGAGATTCCTGTTCTTATTGGCAATCTAAAGAGCTTAACTATATTTTTTGCCTGGGAGAACAGCCTAACAGGAAATATTCCAGAGACTCTCTCCGAGTGCCAAGATCTTCAGGCTCTTGATTTGTCTTATAACAATTTATTTGGTCCAATACCGAAGCAGATATATGCTCTGAAGAATCTCACAAAGCTGTTGCTGCTTTCCAATGACCTCTCTGGCTTTATAACTCCTGATATAGGAAACTGCACGAATTTGTACAGGTTACGACTAAATGGCAATAGACTTGCGGGAACTATTCCATCGGAGATTGGAAACTTGAGGAGTTTGAATTTCTTTGACCTGAGCAACAACCGTCTTGTTGGAGGAATTCCTCCATCGATATCTGGATGCAAAAACCTCGAGTTTCTTGATCTTCATTCAAATGGGCTCGCTGGTTTTGTACCAGATACTCTGCCCAGAAGCCTGCAGTTCATGGACATCTCGGACAATAGGCTTACAGGGCCACTGACTCATAGCATTGGATCATTAACGGAATTAGCCAAACTCAACTTGGGAAAGAATCAACTTTCTGGAAGAATTCCAGCTGAGATCCTGTCCTGCAGTAAGCTACAGCTCTTAGACCTTGGGAGCAATAGTTTCTATGGTGAGATTCCAAAGGAACTCGGTCAAATTCCAGCACTCGCAATCTCTCTCAATCTGAGCTGTAACCAATTCTCTGGTGAGATCCCATCTGAATTCTCGGGTCTTACCAAGCTAGGAGTCCTAGACATCTCCCACAACAAGCTCAGTGGGAATCTGAACATTCTTGCAGATCTTCAAAACCTTGTCTCCCTCAATCTATCCTTCAATGACTTCTCTGGTGAATTGCCCAACACTCCGTTCTTTCGGAAACTCCCTCTGAGTAACTTAGCTGCAAACAAAGGTCTCTACATCTCCAACGGGGTTATTACTCCGGCTGGCGGCATGGGACCGGGTGGAAACACCAGATCAGCGATGAGGCTAGTGATGTCCATCCTCATTAGCACCAGTGCTGTACTAGTGCTACTAGCAATTTACATATTAGTACGTGCCCGTATGGCCAGCAGCAAGCTCGCGGAAGATGACTTTTGGGAAATGACTCTATATCAAAAGCTCGAGTTCTCCACTGCTGACCTCGTCCAGAATCTAACATCAGCTAATGTGATTGGCACCGGGAGCTCTGGAGTTGTATACCGGGTGACAATTCCGAATGGAGAAACTCTAGCAGTAAAGAAGATGTGGTCATCAGAAGAGTCGGGAGCATTCGACTCTGAAATCCAGACGCTGGGTTCAATCCGACACAAGAATATCATCCGGCTTTTGGGTTGGGCATCAAATCGGAATCTAAAGCTTCTGTTCTACGATTACCTCCCAAATGGAAGCTTAAGTTCACTCCTGCATGGTGCCTGGAAGGGAGGAGCAGAGTGGGAGGCTAGATATGATGTTGTTTTGGGCGTGGCACATGCGCTTGCATACTTGCACCATGACTGTTTGCCTGCTATTTTGCATGGGGATGTGAAAGCTATGAATGTGTTGTTGGGTTCTAACTATGAACCTTACCTCGCTGACTTTGGGTTGGCTAGGATTGTTGATAGCAATGGTGATCATGATGATACCAAACTAAGTCAAATAC
It contains:
- the LOC121234781 gene encoding leucine-rich repeat receptor-like serine/threonine-protein kinase RGI4 translates to MPASLRHLLLSRTIFSFTLLLSINTLFFSCCYSINEQGLALLTWKNNLNNSTDALNSWNPADPSPCNWFGVHCNSNGDVIEISLKTVDLQGPVPSNLQSLGSLEIINLSSTNLTGTIPKELGEYKELRVIDISSNSLTGEIPVEICRLSKLRSLFLNSNVLEGVIPSNIGNLSSLVHLTLYDNQLGGEIPKSIGALSKLEIFRAGGNKDIKGELPWEIGNCTNLVMLGLAETSISGRLPSSIGMLKRIHTIAIYTSLLSGPIPEEIGNSSELQNLYLYQNSLSGSIPKTIGELSKLQSLLLWQNSLVGTIPVEIGSCRELTVMDLSANLLTGSIPKSFGELSKLEELHLSVNHLSGTIPSEISNCTALTQLEIDNNSIEGEIPVLIGNLKSLTIFFAWENSLTGNIPETLSECQDLQALDLSYNNLFGPIPKQIYALKNLTKLLLLSNDLSGFITPDIGNCTNLYRLRLNGNRLAGTIPSEIGNLRSLNFFDLSNNRLVGGIPPSISGCKNLEFLDLHSNGLAGFVPDTLPRSLQFMDISDNRLTGPLTHSIGSLTELAKLNLGKNQLSGRIPAEILSCSKLQLLDLGSNSFYGEIPKELGQIPALAISLNLSCNQFSGEIPSEFSGLTKLGVLDISHNKLSGNLNILADLQNLVSLNLSFNDFSGELPNTPFFRKLPLSNLAANKGLYISNGVITPAGGMGPGGNTRSAMRLVMSILISTSAVLVLLAIYILVRARMASSKLAEDDFWEMTLYQKLEFSTADLVQNLTSANVIGTGSSGVVYRVTIPNGETLAVKKMWSSEESGAFDSEIQTLGSIRHKNIIRLLGWASNRNLKLLFYDYLPNGSLSSLLHGAWKGGAEWEARYDVVLGVAHALAYLHHDCLPAILHGDVKAMNVLLGSNYEPYLADFGLARIVDSNGDHDDTKLSQIPLLAGSYGYMAPEHASMQRITEKSDVYSFGVVLLEVLTGRHPLDPTLPGGAHLVQWVRDHLASKRDPGDILDSKLRGRADPTMHEMLQTLAVSFLCISTRPDDRPMMKDVVAMLKEIRHVEAIRPELDMSKGGLPAICSSPPVRKLVPQGGSSSCSFAFSDDSV